The following proteins come from a genomic window of Andrena cerasifolii isolate SP2316 chromosome 6, iyAndCera1_principal, whole genome shotgun sequence:
- the Mthfs gene encoding methenyltetrahydrofolate synthetase, with protein MCGITYAKLTLRKKMKVIIGQLTSEEKQRQSRKVFEKLSALKQFQESRRVSVYLSTNDEIDTMPILKNLFETKKEVFVPRYQGKQMEMVKLFSMEDYETLPLTKWNIKQPEWNKPRENALESGGLDLIILPGVAFTADGKRLGHGMGYYDKFLATCLKKQQQKPHLIGVAFNEQLGEDIPTSESDVPLDLVLIEK; from the exons ATGTGTGGAATAACATATGCCAAACTTACTTTACGTAAAAAGATGAAAGTTATTATTGGACAACTTACATCTGAGGAGAAACAAAGACAGTCAAGAAAAGTATTTGAGAAA CTAAGCGCTTTGAAACAATTTCAAGAAAGTAGAAGGGTTTCGGTATATTTGAGTACAAACGACGAAATCGACACGATGCCAATATTAAAGAATCTGTTTGAGACAAAGAAAGAAGTTTTTGTCCCGAGGTATCAGGGTAAGCAAATGGAAATGGTTAAACTATTTTCAATGGAAGACTACGAGACACTACCATTGACTAAATGGAACATTAAGCAACCGGAATGGAACAAGCCTAGGGAAAATGCTTTAGAATCTG GTGGATTGGATTTAATAATTCTACCAGGTGTTGCATTTACTGCTGAtg GGAAACGTTTAGGACATGGAATGGGTTACTATGATAAATTTTTGGCAACCTGTTTGAAGAAGCAACAACAAAAACCGCACTTGATTGGAGTGGCATTTAATGAACAATTGGGGGAAGATATACCCACATCGGAAAGTGATGTACCTCTAGATCTTGTACtcatagaaaaataa